A portion of the Candidatus Nitrosotenuis aquarius genome contains these proteins:
- a CDS encoding C2H2-type zinc finger protein — MKFFNRNNNTCEDCKEKFPSYSDLISHARKIHHRHITKCTGCGKEFIHEKDRLHHAREEHEQKVKSRYR, encoded by the coding sequence TTGAAGTTCTTCAATCGAAACAACAACACTTGTGAGGATTGTAAGGAAAAGTTTCCAAGCTACTCAGACCTGATTTCCCATGCAAGAAAGATACACCATCGACATATAACCAAGTGCACCGGCTGTGGAAAGGAATTCATCCACGAAAAGGACAGGTTGCACCACGCAAGAGAAGAACATGAGCAAAAAGTAAAAAGTCGCTATCGATGA
- a CDS encoding winged helix-turn-helix domain-containing protein, which produces MHDLRYYEIKLKMRRPEIAIYSDIIDGIIQHGPKSNTKIQNSANLEYERMKRLMKKMQNYGLLDDNLHITEKGKNFRKEFEPLRKSTAHIFDKYFIK; this is translated from the coding sequence ATGCATGACCTTAGATACTATGAAATCAAGCTAAAGATGCGACGACCCGAAATTGCAATTTATTCCGACATCATTGACGGCATAATACAGCACGGCCCAAAATCAAACACAAAAATCCAAAATTCCGCAAATCTAGAATACGAAAGAATGAAGAGACTGATGAAAAAGATGCAAAACTATGGGCTTCTTGATGATAATCTGCACATTACTGAAAAGGGGAAAAATTTCAGAAAAGAATTTGAACCGCTAAGAAAGAGCACTGCTCACATATTTGACAAGTATTTCATAAAATAA
- a CDS encoding LPXTG cell wall anchor domain-containing protein — protein MNIEWTITGIILLGGMTAGGISLYLKKRKEAKLSDSTNMQS, from the coding sequence ATGAACATAGAGTGGACAATTACTGGAATCATACTTTTAGGTGGAATGACTGCAGGCGGAATTAGTCTGTATTTGAAGAAAAGAAAAGAAGCTAAATTATCTGATTCGACAAACATGCAAAGCTAG
- the hsp20 gene encoding archaeal heat shock protein Hsp20, whose protein sequence is MFFDDEFDRIFKRMSRSFMDFDDVFENVKSQDGKTYGPFYYGYSMTVGPDGKPQIQEYGNVRPGLLPTAETREPLIDTIVDEKEGVLKLVAEMPGVEKKDIKVVVEGNVVNVDAEHGDKKYHGRVPIKRKVDADSVKATYTNGILEVQFKLKGEDKPKGKTVEVN, encoded by the coding sequence ATGTTCTTTGATGACGAATTTGACAGAATCTTCAAGAGAATGTCAAGATCCTTCATGGATTTTGACGACGTCTTTGAGAATGTCAAGTCACAAGACGGCAAGACATACGGACCATTCTATTACGGTTATTCCATGACCGTTGGCCCAGACGGCAAGCCGCAAATACAGGAATACGGAAATGTCAGACCTGGTTTGCTTCCAACTGCAGAAACCAGAGAGCCACTCATCGACACTATCGTAGATGAAAAAGAAGGAGTGCTCAAGCTAGTTGCAGAAATGCCTGGCGTTGAGAAAAAAGACATCAAGGTAGTAGTCGAAGGAAATGTTGTAAATGTAGACGCAGAACATGGCGACAAAAAGTACCATGGCAGAGTCCCAATCAAGAGAAAAGTTGATGCAGATTCTGTAAAGGCTACATACACAAATGGAATTCTGGAAGTACAGTTCAAGCTCAAAGGCGAGGACAAACCAAAAGGCAAGACCGTGGAGGTAAACTAA
- a CDS encoding tetratricopeptide repeat protein: MSIKRETLLCGILCLFATIPAFAESDWLLAQTDRDQYHTGQEMEISGFVLDAIIPEIGIKIYDPENNIVGAYTVELELDDGFTRTVPLDSPSYDQSGLYIIEFTYGDQTDDLFFEVIGISEPESVPAPQPSSAPEVLVVVADKGTYRDGDFVKISGMVSEIGDPTILIGIFDPDNFPAGFYTPQISPDLEFETSFLVKNGVNFKKIGTYTVKANYGTSKTTTTFGFTDKPLAQNTPQNPPPEPTPAPPVSAPPQIILNTAPKPEPKPIPTPQEQFIPAKPVFAPKPVIQNSQPTQTQVASQISEPNPLTEEEKEIGSVLNNIILECDSSHYTDSIIYGQGMGAALMRLCNYNQAESYFENALAKDPDSTEVLTNLGSSLAKQGRFGAALEHYNLALKKDPKFVPALNNKANALAEMGKLEDAITIYNKILDNEPTHEIAKQNLQKAREELVQIAKLQVKEDSTSVNLDDSIPKVETTKASYAKETFEAPKTANVIEQIGSIFAGFFGFLK, translated from the coding sequence TTGAGCATCAAAAGGGAGACGTTGCTCTGCGGAATATTGTGCCTATTTGCAACTATCCCCGCCTTTGCAGAATCTGACTGGCTCCTGGCTCAGACAGATCGCGACCAATACCATACAGGCCAAGAAATGGAGATTTCCGGATTTGTCCTAGATGCGATAATTCCGGAAATTGGCATCAAAATCTACGACCCAGAGAACAACATAGTAGGCGCATATACAGTAGAGTTGGAGCTGGACGACGGCTTTACAAGGACTGTCCCGCTTGATTCTCCTTCTTATGACCAGTCAGGCCTGTACATAATCGAGTTTACCTATGGAGACCAGACAGACGATCTGTTCTTTGAGGTGATTGGGATTTCAGAGCCAGAATCAGTGCCAGCTCCCCAGCCAAGCTCCGCCCCCGAGGTCCTAGTGGTAGTTGCCGACAAGGGCACATACAGGGACGGTGATTTTGTCAAGATTTCCGGCATGGTCTCCGAGATTGGTGACCCAACCATACTGATCGGGATTTTTGATCCGGACAATTTTCCTGCAGGATTTTACACGCCACAGATCAGCCCAGACTTGGAATTTGAGACATCTTTTTTGGTAAAAAACGGCGTCAACTTCAAAAAAATCGGCACATACACAGTCAAGGCAAACTATGGAACATCAAAGACGACAACCACATTTGGATTCACCGACAAGCCTCTGGCTCAGAACACACCACAAAACCCGCCACCAGAGCCAACACCTGCTCCTCCAGTTTCCGCACCACCTCAAATCATTCTAAATACAGCTCCAAAACCCGAACCAAAACCAATTCCCACACCACAGGAACAATTTATTCCAGCAAAGCCAGTCTTTGCGCCAAAACCAGTAATCCAGAATTCCCAACCAACCCAGACTCAGGTTGCATCGCAGATAAGTGAGCCAAATCCACTCACGGAAGAAGAAAAGGAAATTGGTAGCGTCCTAAACAATATCATTCTAGAATGTGACAGCTCCCACTATACAGATTCCATCATTTATGGACAGGGAATGGGAGCTGCCCTGATGAGACTGTGCAATTACAATCAGGCTGAATCATATTTTGAGAACGCTCTTGCCAAGGACCCAGACAGTACAGAGGTTCTGACAAATTTGGGATCATCTCTTGCAAAGCAGGGCCGATTTGGCGCAGCCCTAGAACATTACAATTTGGCGCTAAAAAAAGATCCCAAGTTTGTCCCAGCTCTTAACAACAAAGCAAATGCTCTGGCAGAGATGGGCAAGCTCGAAGATGCAATTACAATCTACAACAAAATACTAGACAACGAACCAACGCATGAAATAGCAAAACAAAATCTGCAAAAGGCAAGAGAGGAGCTAGTGCAAATTGCCAAACTGCAGGTAAAGGAAGACTCTACATCAGTAAATCTGGATGATTCCATTCCAAAAGTCGAGACTACCAAGGCCAGCTATGCCAAGGAAACCTTTGAGGCACCAAAAACTGCAAACGTAATTGAGCAGATCGGAAGCATCTTTGCAGGATTCTTTGGGTTCCTAAAATAA
- a CDS encoding helicase C-terminal domain-containing protein, producing the protein MLQFDALGRRMRSSYPEINLKNPREPISLVEALELVGQFAGKEPTPKQYEVIKKIQHAIESGYKKILLSAPTGTGKSWIAIALSLYFRSATILTSTVLLQDQYRNEFGFFNTVRGKRRFLCEQTNRVFDCTHGYCNDCSFKPESESYNILKKGTIAEKIIGQDTPRKCPYYDQIEIGKKASFVAYSYASYLSHLLSGEEMPQRKLLVCDEAHELDEELANQLATNLSGFYGELLGVEMPKFSVNSNLGAIKQYVNSFSEAFKKREAVIKQCAEHSLFLQSEEHIKKHVRCIKHGIKLQFSCSDCNKIRDYIKTKEFLKCKDHVDCKFDHKHINHFVLNDLKNYTTKMKILQKGLESADQNYIITDIQSKSQDDRRGRNFDEVTIKPWHLHWFMEEMSSGFDLSLYMSATINLELFCRETGFKKDEVYFINEDSNIPLENRKVVFLKTEYVEATSENVLPDKIISQIEAILKIRPTQRGIILLTSYSQLDYIMEKISPELRPRLLPLERGQDKAEAIDVHRGTPNSVLISPGLESGVNLPDDDSRFQIIVKAPYYPTVDDLRMKKIYDSEADHRRYYLKSAFRLLQMAGRSIRHVGDSAMTYVLDTKAERMIYHQRNDLPKWFMDACEGIPRN; encoded by the coding sequence ATGTTGCAATTTGACGCCCTAGGACGCAGAATGCGCTCCAGCTATCCAGAAATCAACCTCAAAAACCCCCGAGAGCCAATTTCCCTAGTCGAGGCACTGGAACTAGTTGGACAGTTTGCCGGAAAAGAACCCACCCCAAAGCAATACGAGGTAATCAAAAAGATCCAGCATGCAATAGAATCCGGCTACAAGAAAATTCTCCTATCAGCTCCTACCGGAACAGGCAAAAGCTGGATTGCAATTGCATTGTCTCTATACTTTAGATCAGCCACCATACTTACATCAACAGTACTACTCCAAGACCAGTACAGAAACGAGTTTGGCTTTTTCAATACAGTTCGCGGAAAGAGAAGGTTCCTCTGCGAGCAGACAAACCGCGTCTTTGACTGTACCCATGGTTATTGCAATGACTGCTCTTTCAAGCCAGAATCAGAATCATATAATATTCTCAAAAAAGGCACCATTGCTGAAAAAATCATAGGCCAAGACACACCCAGAAAGTGCCCGTATTATGACCAAATAGAAATTGGCAAAAAGGCAAGCTTTGTTGCCTATTCCTACGCATCGTATCTTTCGCACTTGTTATCTGGTGAGGAAATGCCACAAAGAAAGCTCCTAGTGTGTGATGAGGCACATGAACTGGATGAGGAGCTTGCAAACCAGCTTGCAACAAATCTGTCCGGATTTTACGGCGAGTTGCTTGGCGTGGAAATGCCCAAGTTCTCAGTCAACTCTAATCTTGGCGCAATAAAGCAATACGTCAATTCATTTTCAGAGGCGTTCAAAAAACGAGAAGCCGTCATAAAGCAGTGCGCAGAGCATTCGTTATTCCTACAATCAGAGGAACACATCAAAAAGCATGTTCGATGTATCAAACATGGAATCAAGCTACAATTTAGCTGCTCTGACTGCAACAAAATCCGAGATTACATCAAGACCAAGGAATTCCTAAAGTGCAAAGATCATGTTGACTGCAAGTTTGACCACAAGCATATCAACCATTTTGTCCTCAACGACCTCAAAAACTATACCACAAAAATGAAGATTCTGCAAAAGGGGCTGGAATCAGCTGACCAAAATTATATCATCACTGACATCCAGTCAAAATCGCAAGATGACAGGCGCGGCCGAAACTTTGATGAGGTCACAATAAAACCGTGGCACCTCCACTGGTTCATGGAAGAGATGAGCTCAGGTTTTGACCTGTCCTTGTACATGTCAGCTACCATAAACTTGGAATTATTCTGTAGAGAGACTGGATTCAAAAAGGACGAGGTCTATTTCATAAACGAAGACTCTAACATTCCACTAGAAAATCGCAAAGTAGTATTCTTGAAAACAGAATATGTCGAGGCGACATCGGAAAATGTCCTGCCAGATAAGATAATCTCACAGATAGAAGCCATTCTCAAGATCAGGCCCACCCAGCGGGGAATCATACTACTTACCAGCTATTCACAGCTTGATTATATCATGGAAAAGATATCGCCTGAGCTAAGACCAAGATTATTGCCACTAGAGCGAGGCCAGGACAAGGCAGAGGCAATAGACGTTCACCGGGGCACGCCAAATTCAGTTTTGATTTCGCCTGGCTTGGAATCCGGCGTTAATCTGCCAGATGACGACAGCAGGTTCCAGATTATTGTAAAAGCTCCCTACTATCCAACAGTTGACGATCTTCGAATGAAAAAGATCTACGATTCCGAGGCAGACCACCGAAGATATTATCTAAAATCCGCATTTCGATTACTACAAATGGCAGGCAGAAGCATCCGGCATGTCGGCGATAGTGCAATGACATATGTTTTGGACACCAAGGCAGAGCGCATGATATACCATCAGAGAAACGATTTGCCAAAATGGTTCATGGATGCATGTGAAGGAATTCCAAGGAACTAG
- a CDS encoding NAD(P)/FAD-dependent oxidoreductase, whose amino-acid sequence MTHKRILVLGGGFAGVECTEKLESYFKRDSEVQIDLVSEDNFLLFTPMLPQVASGMIETRHIVIPIRTIIKKATFHEGKVKNIDPYGKRVTLYGTNEKRGTSLEYDYLVVALGSQTNFFGNQTVENHAYTMKTLNDAVVLRNRIIDMLEQADNEKDPILKQSLLTFVVVGAGFAGIETAGEIHDFLLDAKKYYPNITESDIKVIVLEALPIVLPGFSEKLASFTKDKLIQRGIEIKLNTQVVTFDGSEVIIKDAVDPSKTPVKEPTMDAIETKTLIWTAGVTPVDTIKNSMFKTDRGKIIVNENLEVPNFPGVYVVGDCSLAIDPRTGKPYPPTAQNAEGQAKTAAYNIFAEMHGKPKKKIDFVSKGQMAIIGKRTAIASLSGLNIHGFLAWCIWRTVYVRKIPKLNKRLRILLDWTADLFFDRDISRLKIIRKDQPIDYKELDEVDDVW is encoded by the coding sequence GTGACGCACAAAAGAATACTTGTCCTTGGCGGGGGATTTGCCGGAGTAGAGTGCACTGAAAAGCTGGAATCGTACTTTAAGCGAGACTCTGAAGTGCAAATAGACCTGGTCTCAGAAGACAATTTCCTGCTCTTTACGCCAATGCTTCCACAGGTTGCGTCCGGCATGATAGAAACAAGACACATTGTAATTCCAATTAGGACCATAATCAAAAAGGCCACATTCCATGAGGGCAAGGTCAAAAACATAGACCCGTATGGAAAACGAGTAACGCTTTACGGCACAAACGAAAAAAGAGGAACCTCACTTGAATATGATTATCTGGTAGTAGCACTTGGAAGCCAGACCAACTTCTTTGGAAACCAAACAGTAGAGAATCATGCCTATACGATGAAGACGCTAAACGATGCCGTAGTCCTTCGAAATAGAATAATAGACATGCTAGAGCAGGCCGACAATGAAAAAGATCCAATCCTAAAACAATCGCTCTTGACATTTGTCGTGGTGGGTGCGGGATTTGCAGGAATAGAGACCGCAGGAGAAATTCATGACTTTTTGCTTGATGCAAAAAAATACTATCCAAACATCACGGAATCTGACATCAAGGTCATAGTATTGGAGGCACTGCCAATTGTGCTGCCGGGATTTTCAGAAAAACTGGCGTCATTTACAAAAGACAAGCTAATCCAGAGGGGAATTGAAATCAAGCTAAACACGCAGGTAGTGACATTTGACGGCTCTGAGGTAATCATCAAGGATGCAGTGGATCCATCCAAGACCCCGGTAAAAGAGCCGACAATGGATGCAATAGAAACCAAGACGTTAATCTGGACTGCAGGCGTAACGCCGGTTGACACTATCAAAAATTCCATGTTCAAAACAGACCGCGGCAAAATCATTGTAAATGAAAATCTAGAGGTGCCGAACTTTCCAGGGGTGTATGTGGTTGGCGATTGCAGCTTGGCAATTGATCCTAGAACGGGCAAGCCCTATCCACCGACTGCACAAAATGCGGAAGGCCAGGCAAAGACTGCAGCGTACAATATTTTTGCAGAAATGCATGGAAAACCAAAGAAGAAAATTGACTTTGTATCAAAAGGACAAATGGCAATCATTGGAAAAAGAACTGCGATTGCGTCACTTTCTGGGCTGAACATTCATGGATTTTTGGCCTGGTGCATTTGGAGGACGGTATATGTCAGAAAGATACCAAAGCTGAACAAAAGGCTCAGAATCTTGCTTGACTGGACTGCTGATCTGTTCTTTGATAGGGACATTTCCAGACTAAAGATAATTCGCAAGGACCAGCCAATTGACTACAAGGAACTAGACGAAGTAGATGATGTTTGGTAA
- a CDS encoding CDC48 family AAA ATPase → MSEITLKIEETAQRHVGKGLGVIDPKIVKDNKWQTGQIIEITANKKSHVKVWPGPSEDYGSGIIRIDGLTRHNIGAGIGEKAALKVVDSAEATQITLSPIEKISVEGLQEYMSTLYEGHVFTTGDTIIVNTSLGGKTQLIVTATTPQKPVIVTPKTVFKLGSMTKAVDNSIPRITYDDLGGLRKEVQKIREMVELPMRHPELFEKLGIEAPKGVLLYGPPGTGKTLLAKAVAGETNSHFTAISGPEIMGKYYGESEERLREIFKQAEENTPSIIFIDEIDSIAPKRDEVTGEVEKRIVSQLLTLMDGMKARGKVVVIAATNRPDSIDPALRRPGRFDREIEIGIPDEEGRLEILQIHTRGMPVDEKIDLKQFARVSHGFVGADLESLAKEAAMRSLRRILPDIDLQQEKISAEILQKIKISEDDFKEALKEVRPSALREVLVQIPNVTWDDVGGLDALKEELKEAVEWPLKHKEAFEYVDVATPKGILLHGPPGTGKTLIAKALAKMTESNFISVKGPELLSKWVGESEKGVREIFRKARQAAPCIIFFDEIDALVPRRSGGDSSHVSENVVSQILTEIDGLEELNNVLIIGATNRLDIVDEALLRPGRFDRIIEVPKPDAKGRLHILQIHTKKKPLESDVDLGKIVELTDGYSGAELAAVCNRAAIAALRRHVGGQTKAVKEIKITQQDLVDATAKVKPKTKFPAVA, encoded by the coding sequence ATGAGCGAAATTACATTAAAAATTGAAGAGACGGCGCAACGCCATGTCGGAAAGGGCCTCGGAGTAATCGATCCAAAAATTGTCAAGGACAACAAGTGGCAAACAGGACAGATAATAGAAATCACTGCAAATAAAAAATCCCACGTCAAAGTTTGGCCAGGCCCATCAGAAGACTATGGTTCTGGAATCATACGCATTGACGGCCTGACAAGACACAACATTGGAGCTGGAATAGGAGAAAAGGCCGCACTAAAAGTTGTAGATTCCGCAGAAGCCACACAAATCACACTATCTCCAATTGAGAAAATCTCTGTTGAAGGACTCCAGGAATACATGTCCACATTGTATGAGGGCCATGTCTTTACCACAGGTGACACCATTATAGTGAACACGTCTTTGGGAGGAAAAACCCAACTAATTGTTACAGCCACGACCCCCCAAAAACCTGTAATTGTTACCCCAAAGACCGTGTTCAAATTAGGCTCAATGACAAAGGCGGTGGACAATTCCATTCCAAGGATTACCTATGACGATTTAGGCGGACTCAGAAAAGAGGTCCAAAAGATACGCGAAATGGTGGAGCTGCCAATGCGCCACCCAGAACTATTCGAAAAACTGGGTATAGAGGCGCCAAAAGGCGTGCTTTTGTACGGTCCTCCAGGAACAGGAAAAACCCTTCTTGCCAAGGCAGTGGCCGGCGAGACAAACTCGCACTTTACTGCAATATCTGGTCCTGAGATAATGGGCAAGTACTATGGCGAATCAGAAGAACGACTCAGAGAGATATTCAAGCAGGCAGAGGAAAACACTCCAAGCATAATATTCATTGACGAAATCGATTCCATTGCTCCAAAACGAGACGAAGTAACAGGCGAAGTGGAAAAAAGAATCGTATCCCAGCTTCTAACCTTAATGGATGGAATGAAGGCCAGAGGCAAAGTAGTAGTGATTGCTGCAACCAACAGGCCAGATTCCATTGATCCAGCACTGAGAAGACCGGGAAGATTTGACAGGGAAATCGAAATTGGAATTCCAGACGAGGAAGGACGACTAGAGATCTTGCAGATCCACACCAGGGGAATGCCAGTGGATGAAAAAATTGATCTAAAGCAGTTTGCCCGAGTATCTCACGGATTTGTAGGTGCAGACCTAGAATCACTGGCCAAAGAGGCCGCAATGCGTTCTCTGCGAAGAATTCTGCCAGACATCGATCTACAGCAGGAAAAGATCTCTGCAGAGATTTTGCAGAAAATAAAGATCAGCGAAGACGACTTCAAGGAAGCACTAAAAGAAGTAAGACCTTCTGCGTTACGCGAAGTCCTAGTGCAGATTCCAAATGTAACCTGGGATGACGTAGGAGGATTAGACGCACTAAAAGAAGAACTAAAGGAAGCAGTAGAATGGCCACTAAAGCACAAGGAGGCATTCGAATATGTCGATGTTGCCACGCCAAAGGGAATTTTATTGCACGGCCCACCAGGAACAGGAAAAACCCTGATCGCAAAGGCGCTAGCAAAGATGACAGAATCCAACTTTATCTCAGTCAAAGGACCCGAGCTGCTATCAAAATGGGTAGGAGAATCCGAAAAAGGAGTCAGGGAGATTTTCCGAAAAGCTCGACAGGCAGCCCCATGCATCATTTTCTTTGATGAAATAGATGCTCTGGTTCCAAGACGCAGTGGCGGAGATTCATCGCACGTATCAGAAAACGTCGTATCTCAAATCCTAACCGAAATCGACGGCCTAGAGGAGCTAAACAACGTCCTAATCATTGGTGCCACAAACAGGCTAGATATAGTAGATGAGGCACTGCTTCGACCAGGAAGATTTGACAGGATTATTGAAGTCCCCAAGCCAGACGCAAAGGGAAGACTGCACATTCTGCAAATCCACACAAAGAAAAAGCCACTAGAATCTGATGTCGACCTAGGAAAAATAGTCGAGCTCACCGACGGTTATTCCGGAGCGGAGCTAGCCGCAGTATGCAATAGGGCGGCAATTGCAGCTTTGCGAAGACATGTCGGAGGCCAGACAAAGGCAGTCAAGGAAATCAAAATAACGCAACAGGACCTAGTCGATGCTACAGCAAAGGTAAAGCCAAAGACAAAGTTTCCAGCAGTTGCCTAG
- a CDS encoding DNA adenine methylase → MIKSPLRYPGGKSRAVKIISKYIPKDTTHLCSPFFGGGSLEIYCAQNGIRVYGYDIFGPLVDFWQVLLRNPQKLAASVKKYHPLKKEKFYELQKLQIQSKSKLERASIFFVLNRTSFSGSTLSGGMASGGIDNNPRFTKSSIEKLRIFRIKNLTVQRLDFKKSILRHKKALLYLDPPYLIQSKLYGKKGDLHKNFDHAGLAEILKKRNNWILSYNNSREIHEIYSDYTILYPDWKYGMSNNKKSREILILSHDLE, encoded by the coding sequence ATGATTAAATCACCTTTGCGCTATCCTGGTGGAAAATCTCGCGCAGTCAAAATCATATCAAAATACATTCCCAAAGACACCACCCATCTTTGCTCACCATTTTTTGGTGGAGGTTCACTGGAGATCTATTGTGCGCAAAATGGAATTCGAGTTTATGGTTATGACATCTTTGGACCATTAGTTGATTTTTGGCAGGTTTTGCTGAGAAATCCGCAAAAACTTGCAGCTAGTGTAAAAAAATACCATCCATTAAAAAAAGAAAAATTCTATGAATTACAAAAGCTCCAGATACAATCAAAAAGCAAGTTAGAGCGAGCCTCAATATTTTTTGTTCTAAACAGGACTTCGTTTTCTGGTTCTACACTGTCTGGCGGAATGGCAAGTGGTGGTATAGACAACAATCCAAGATTTACAAAATCATCAATTGAAAAGCTAAGAATATTTCGAATCAAAAATCTCACAGTGCAACGACTAGACTTTAAAAAATCAATTCTCAGGCACAAAAAAGCGCTTCTATACTTGGATCCGCCGTACCTAATTCAGAGCAAGCTTTACGGCAAAAAGGGAGATTTGCACAAAAACTTTGATCATGCAGGTTTGGCAGAAATTCTCAAAAAACGAAACAATTGGATTCTATCATACAACAATTCTAGGGAAATTCACGAGATATACTCCGATTACACAATTCTATATCCGGACTGGAAATACGGAATGTCAAATAACAAGAAATCAAGAGAGATCTTGATACTAAGCCATGACTTAGAGTAG
- a CDS encoding GNAT family N-acetyltransferase — protein MKIRKAKKSDKAQILSFCQHTFRWGDYIDRVWDKWLAEKNLLAIEQNGKAIGICNAGISQNQVWIEGIRINPDFRRKGYASKLVITAEKLAKRKKLGISRMIIADNNKRSLSMAKKLGYHIEDKWWLYNLSPRRQETTAKVATNPQGLDGLIQSSTFSESWNWFSLDKKILQKLVRQGRVIAYYKNKKPQAMGIWNKTSKLDNDVMQLGYLGGTMPGIRQILYFMQNKGFEEKKDRVQLLVQDRIKPKMPGLDKRMLFCLVKKEL, from the coding sequence TTGAAGATCCGCAAGGCAAAAAAATCCGACAAGGCCCAGATCCTGTCGTTTTGCCAGCACACATTTCGATGGGGCGACTATATTGATAGGGTCTGGGACAAGTGGCTTGCAGAAAAAAACCTGCTTGCAATAGAGCAAAACGGCAAGGCAATTGGAATCTGCAACGCGGGAATCTCTCAAAATCAGGTCTGGATTGAGGGAATCCGTATCAATCCTGACTTTAGAAGAAAGGGCTATGCAAGCAAGCTGGTAATTACTGCAGAAAAACTGGCTAAAAGGAAAAAGCTTGGAATCTCTCGCATGATTATAGCTGATAACAACAAGCGCTCCCTTTCCATGGCAAAAAAGCTTGGATACCACATAGAGGACAAGTGGTGGCTCTACAATCTTTCTCCAAGAAGACAAGAAACAACGGCAAAAGTTGCCACCAATCCGCAAGGCCTCGACGGGCTGATCCAGTCCAGCACCTTTTCGGAATCCTGGAACTGGTTTTCACTGGACAAAAAAATTCTACAAAAGCTGGTTAGGCAAGGCCGCGTCATTGCGTACTACAAAAACAAAAAGCCACAGGCAATGGGAATCTGGAACAAGACATCCAAGCTAGACAACGATGTAATGCAGCTTGGTTACCTTGGCGGAACCATGCCTGGAATCAGGCAAATCCTGTACTTTATGCAAAACAAGGGATTCGAGGAAAAAAAGGACCGAGTCCAGCTCCTAGTCCAGGACAGAATCAAGCCAAAGATGCCAGGCCTGGACAAAAGGATGCTTTTCTGTCTGGTAAAAAAAGAACTGTAA